In Limosilactobacillus sp. WILCCON 0051, a single window of DNA contains:
- a CDS encoding DegV family protein yields the protein MKKIVVDSGANLLEKSIKNVECVNVPLTLTIEDQVWSDDEALNLSAFTAALQQTSQPATSSCPNLAQWLTAYEDADEIYVLTITGKMSGSYSTAQQAAAIYLESHPAAKIQVFDSLSAGPAMHLMAEKLAELINSGLSFDRVVMALNEFMSQVELIFALGSLDNLAANGRISPVLAKVAHLMNLRVIGTADQGSFKMLTKARGPKKCFQALISQMEQKGYQGGAVRIDHVQNRAAAEQFQQLLLAEYPNASVVIGECRGLCSFYAEQGGLMIGFVKGYEQQ from the coding sequence ATGAAAAAGATCGTCGTTGACTCCGGCGCCAATCTGCTGGAAAAATCCATCAAAAACGTTGAATGCGTTAATGTTCCGCTCACCCTGACAATTGAAGATCAAGTCTGGTCTGACGATGAAGCCCTTAACCTGTCTGCTTTCACGGCCGCCTTGCAGCAAACGAGCCAGCCGGCCACCTCTTCATGTCCCAATCTGGCACAGTGGCTGACCGCTTATGAAGATGCTGATGAAATCTACGTCTTAACGATTACTGGCAAAATGTCGGGCAGCTATAGTACCGCTCAGCAAGCCGCGGCAATTTATCTTGAGTCGCATCCCGCTGCTAAGATTCAGGTCTTTGACTCGCTTTCAGCTGGACCGGCAATGCATTTAATGGCTGAAAAACTGGCTGAGCTGATCAATAGCGGCCTGTCGTTTGACCGCGTCGTGATGGCTTTAAATGAATTCATGTCGCAAGTTGAGCTGATCTTTGCACTGGGTTCATTAGATAATCTGGCGGCAAACGGTCGGATCAGTCCCGTATTGGCTAAAGTGGCGCATTTAATGAATCTACGAGTGATCGGTACGGCGGATCAAGGCAGCTTTAAAATGCTGACTAAGGCACGCGGCCCAAAGAAATGCTTCCAAGCCCTGATTAGCCAGATGGAACAAAAAGGCTATCAAGGCGGCGCGGTCAGAATCGATCACGTGCAGAATCGAGCAGCTGCCGAACAGTTTCAGCAGCTGCTGTTGGCTGAGTATCCCAATGCCAGCGTAGTAATTGGCGAATGCCGCGGACTATGCAGTTTTTATGCTGAGCAGGGCGGTCTGATGATTGGTTTTGTCAAGGGCTATGAGCAGCAATAG
- a CDS encoding alpha/beta hydrolase, whose translation MHGFLLKKWRWLLTVLVLAVIGGGLCWWQRAQAAQQFVQSKTPTFFFHGYGSSRHAEEHMANAAKRAGATNTIIWANVDRAGKVTFHGQIKANAINPIIEVNYENPRETNYHTDGQWAFNVLSAAKQKWGFKKMNLVGHSMGNMDIMYCLLDHPNSQQLPKLQKQVDIAGHFNGLNGEDQASSKLAEDGKPTVTNRFYRELTKLRTTYPTGVKILNIYGNLQDGSNSDGTVPNNSSKSLRYLVSPVAKSYTEHEIKGPRAQHSKLHSNSQVDSLLINFLWRK comes from the coding sequence ATGCACGGATTTCTTTTAAAAAAGTGGCGGTGGCTGCTGACGGTTTTGGTATTGGCAGTAATTGGCGGTGGACTTTGCTGGTGGCAGCGAGCCCAGGCAGCTCAACAGTTCGTTCAATCCAAAACGCCGACCTTCTTTTTCCATGGCTATGGCAGCAGCCGTCATGCTGAAGAACACATGGCTAACGCCGCCAAACGAGCAGGGGCGACCAATACGATTATCTGGGCAAATGTCGACCGTGCTGGCAAGGTTACCTTCCATGGTCAGATCAAGGCCAACGCCATTAATCCGATCATTGAGGTCAACTATGAAAACCCGCGGGAAACCAACTATCATACTGATGGACAGTGGGCCTTCAACGTTTTGAGCGCGGCTAAGCAAAAATGGGGTTTCAAAAAGATGAATCTGGTTGGTCACTCAATGGGTAATATGGACATTATGTATTGCCTTTTGGATCATCCCAACAGCCAGCAGCTGCCGAAACTGCAAAAACAAGTTGACATTGCCGGACATTTCAATGGCTTGAATGGCGAGGACCAGGCATCATCAAAGCTGGCTGAAGATGGCAAGCCGACTGTGACCAATCGTTTCTATCGTGAGCTGACTAAGCTGCGAACGACCTATCCAACCGGCGTCAAAATCTTAAATATCTATGGCAATCTGCAGGACGGCTCCAATTCTGATGGCACGGTCCCTAACAACTCATCCAAATCACTGCGCTATCTGGTGTCGCCAGTTGCCAAATCGTATACTGAGCATGAAATTAAAGGTCCACGCGCTCAGCACAGCAAATTACACAGCAACTCACAGGTTGATTCCCTGCTGATCAATTTCTTGTGGAGAAAATAA
- a CDS encoding aspartate ammonia-lyase, with translation MRKEHDSLGIQSVPQTAYYGIHTVRARSNFPAVSSVNDRELIKNFLRVKLACARANQKAGRWDDERVPMAIAKACQDLLAHFEEYEDEFAIPAIQGGAGTSTNMNVNEVIANRAIELLDGQKGDYQLVNPNDDVNKSQSTNDTYPTAGHLTMIQLTDRLSLTLKKVIATLKQLAEKYQATLKMGRTQLEDAIPTTFGRSFHAYASLLERDLKRLKAARDQLLTVPLGGTAIGTSLTATHEYLKNVITELQNVTLLPVKGCEDLIDGVQNTDEYVQLSGAYKSLAVDLSKMCNDLRLLGSGPQNGLGELNLPQRQAGSSIMPGKVNPVIPEFVTQTAYQVIGHDATITMAAEAGQLELNAFEPVMFFDLFDDARLLNGALQTLNENCLMGITVNVERCRQMVESSAEAATALSPLLGYETVSHLVKKALKEQRPIRELVGDRLTTAELDQALAPTAFFVK, from the coding sequence ATGAGAAAAGAACACGATTCACTTGGCATTCAAAGCGTTCCCCAAACTGCCTACTATGGCATTCATACCGTCCGGGCTCGCAGCAACTTTCCAGCTGTCAGCAGCGTCAATGATCGAGAGCTGATCAAGAACTTCCTACGCGTCAAGCTGGCCTGTGCCCGTGCCAACCAAAAAGCGGGCCGCTGGGATGATGAGCGTGTTCCAATGGCGATTGCCAAAGCCTGCCAGGATCTGTTGGCACACTTTGAGGAATATGAAGATGAATTTGCCATCCCTGCAATCCAAGGCGGTGCTGGCACGAGTACCAACATGAACGTTAACGAAGTCATTGCCAACCGGGCGATTGAGCTGCTGGATGGACAAAAAGGCGACTATCAGCTGGTCAACCCCAACGATGACGTCAACAAATCACAGTCGACCAACGATACCTACCCAACCGCGGGCCATCTGACCATGATTCAGCTTACGGATCGTCTGTCGCTAACGCTGAAAAAAGTAATTGCAACGCTCAAGCAGCTGGCTGAAAAATACCAAGCCACGCTTAAAATGGGCCGTACTCAATTGGAAGATGCGATCCCAACCACGTTTGGCCGCTCGTTTCATGCTTATGCCTCACTGTTGGAACGCGACCTCAAACGCCTTAAAGCTGCCCGTGATCAGCTGTTGACGGTGCCTTTGGGTGGAACGGCGATTGGCACCAGCTTGACTGCCACGCATGAGTATCTCAAAAACGTAATCACGGAGCTGCAAAACGTCACGCTGCTGCCGGTAAAAGGCTGTGAAGATCTGATTGATGGCGTGCAAAACACTGATGAATACGTTCAGCTTTCGGGTGCCTACAAGTCATTGGCCGTTGATCTTTCTAAAATGTGCAACGACCTGCGCCTGTTGGGATCGGGTCCGCAAAACGGCTTGGGCGAACTAAACCTGCCGCAGCGTCAAGCCGGTTCTTCAATCATGCCGGGTAAGGTCAACCCGGTCATCCCTGAATTCGTAACCCAGACTGCCTACCAGGTGATCGGTCATGACGCGACCATCACTATGGCTGCCGAAGCCGGACAGCTGGAACTCAACGCTTTTGAGCCGGTTATGTTCTTTGATCTGTTTGACGATGCCCGCCTGTTGAACGGTGCCTTGCAGACGCTTAACGAAAACTGCCTGATGGGAATTACCGTAAACGTGGAGCGCTGTCGGCAGATGGTTGAATCTTCCGCGGAAGCCGCGACTGCCCTTTCTCCGCTTTTAGGATATGAAACCGTCAGCCATCTGGTTAAAAAGGCCTTAAAAGAACAGCGGCCGATTCGTGAACTGGTTGGTGATCGTCTAACAACGGCAGAATTGGATCAAGCCCTGGCGCCGACCGCATTCTTTGTTAAATAA
- a CDS encoding HAD-IIB family hydrolase, with amino-acid sequence MYRYIATDVDGTMLDSRHQLNSAALNMALGQLQQQNVSWIVASGDSYRFLKKCFAPCPLIDTFISINGALIVQKGQVVFERTHAKSQVNELIKAVNALPVTPDVILLTGWNHTWGTRISDLKAWPFGINIDFVDDLTQVDDKIYNVNPIWLNHQVTPDQIRGFAQQMIERYPVYATYSGFGCMDVLPLGVNKAAGLKELIINDDHDQLKNVVAFGDSSNDRQMLQEAGLGVAMKNASPDILKLANRITSYDNDHDGVLREVQSIFNLS; translated from the coding sequence ATGTATCGCTATATCGCAACCGACGTCGATGGCACCATGCTTGACAGTCGGCACCAGCTAAATTCTGCTGCTTTGAATATGGCATTAGGTCAGCTGCAGCAGCAAAACGTTTCTTGGATCGTGGCCAGTGGTGACAGCTATCGATTTTTAAAAAAGTGTTTTGCGCCTTGTCCATTGATTGACACGTTTATCTCAATCAATGGCGCGCTGATCGTCCAAAAAGGGCAGGTCGTTTTTGAAAGAACGCACGCCAAGTCACAGGTCAATGAGCTGATCAAAGCAGTCAACGCGTTGCCAGTTACGCCTGATGTAATTTTGCTGACTGGTTGGAACCATACCTGGGGCACCAGGATTTCTGACCTAAAAGCCTGGCCGTTTGGAATCAATATCGATTTTGTTGATGATCTGACTCAGGTTGACGATAAGATCTATAACGTTAATCCGATCTGGCTCAATCATCAAGTCACGCCAGACCAGATCCGCGGTTTTGCTCAACAGATGATTGAGCGCTATCCGGTTTATGCAACCTATAGCGGCTTTGGCTGTATGGACGTCTTACCTTTGGGCGTCAACAAAGCAGCCGGACTAAAAGAACTGATTATCAATGACGATCATGATCAGCTAAAAAACGTCGTAGCCTTTGGTGATTCATCAAATGACCGGCAAATGCTGCAGGAAGCCGGTCTGGGGGTGGCCATGAAAAATGCCAGTCCCGATATTTTAAAGCTCGCCAACCGCATCACCAGTTATGATAACGATCATGACGGCGTACTGCGCGAGGTTCAGTCGATTTTCAACCTGTCCTGA
- a CDS encoding SEC10/PgrA surface exclusion domain-containing protein → MKNQHLKQSVLTAGVIAGAAFFGGGWQEAHADTVNNSTAQITTTNPNAATSTTDAQCAVASAQAAVSQAQQNVNSASAAVVLASAAVNSAAAVQSSAASAASAAQSNYAIASAAAQSQMPSSAEQAAALNGSTIDTKNANLSMFDNTSSDESANVKNQIGETNVTENWHLNSATQKYEMDPSLKDALTVVPTLDDESMTLDPTKLTLAQQSEISNYVAALINQIRARFGLTAWIYNDMTLAQALAIVNYAYNSQNWNTSVKLQEIIAQNKAIEAKNKTAKPDEQEPLIDLDKAHDLDKLFNNVEYQYNGTSDKVKASWENIGIISEKNPNIASTLIKTMGDLKRVATVSIWDMLFNDAHSQNSHARMLLSTNTEYVGVAMDNYGVLHIYGLIPSALQKVNETQTALANANKDVETQKDRLSDAEKELNDAVDALNKAQDALEKANLLMAIEAVAKDANQTSSSQSTASSTKTSNSKSNKQSSLKDVTVKATSEPTKVSQAKHGDSQLLSTSNAITTAEPSIFEQLLPQTGNRNGLGMTILGMLMGMLSFGFLGLRKRRY, encoded by the coding sequence ATGAAGAATCAACATTTAAAACAATCGGTCTTAACGGCAGGAGTCATTGCCGGTGCAGCGTTTTTTGGCGGTGGCTGGCAGGAAGCTCATGCCGATACCGTCAACAATTCCACTGCACAAATTACGACGACTAATCCAAATGCTGCAACTTCGACTACCGATGCGCAATGTGCCGTTGCCAGCGCGCAGGCCGCCGTTTCCCAGGCTCAGCAAAACGTGAATTCTGCTTCTGCCGCCGTGGTCTTGGCTTCGGCAGCGGTTAATTCGGCAGCAGCTGTCCAAAGCAGCGCGGCCAGTGCAGCCAGTGCCGCGCAGAGCAACTATGCCATTGCCAGTGCGGCGGCTCAATCACAAATGCCATCCAGTGCTGAACAGGCAGCCGCTTTAAACGGCAGTACGATTGACACCAAAAATGCCAATCTAAGCATGTTTGACAATACGTCATCTGATGAATCAGCTAACGTTAAGAATCAGATTGGCGAGACTAACGTTACCGAAAACTGGCATCTCAATTCGGCCACGCAGAAATACGAAATGGATCCAAGTCTCAAGGATGCCTTAACCGTCGTGCCGACACTGGATGATGAAAGCATGACGCTTGATCCAACCAAACTGACGCTGGCTCAGCAAAGCGAGATCAGCAATTATGTTGCCGCTTTGATCAATCAGATTCGGGCTAGATTTGGGCTGACGGCTTGGATCTACAACGACATGACCTTGGCCCAGGCGTTGGCAATCGTTAATTATGCCTATAATAGCCAAAACTGGAATACCAGTGTCAAGTTACAGGAAATCATTGCTCAAAACAAAGCAATTGAAGCCAAAAACAAAACTGCCAAGCCAGATGAGCAGGAGCCGCTGATTGATCTTGACAAAGCTCATGATCTTGATAAGCTTTTTAATAACGTTGAATACCAGTATAATGGCACCAGCGACAAAGTTAAGGCCAGCTGGGAAAACATTGGTATTATTTCAGAAAAGAATCCAAACATTGCTTCCACGCTGATTAAAACCATGGGCGATTTAAAGCGTGTTGCCACGGTCTCGATTTGGGATATGCTGTTTAACGATGCTCACTCGCAAAACAGCCATGCCAGAATGCTGCTGAGTACCAATACTGAATATGTCGGCGTCGCGATGGACAACTATGGAGTCTTACATATCTATGGGCTGATTCCATCGGCACTGCAAAAGGTCAATGAAACACAGACGGCTTTAGCCAATGCCAATAAAGACGTTGAAACGCAAAAAGACAGGCTGAGCGATGCAGAGAAAGAATTAAACGATGCTGTCGATGCCTTGAATAAAGCACAGGATGCCCTGGAAAAAGCCAACCTGCTGATGGCGATTGAAGCCGTCGCCAAGGATGCTAATCAGACGTCATCTTCGCAAAGCACCGCTTCCAGCACCAAGACGTCCAACAGCAAATCGAACAAGCAGAGCAGCCTTAAAGACGTTACGGTCAAGGCAACCAGTGAACCAACAAAGGTCAGTCAGGCTAAGCACGGCGACAGTCAGCTCTTAAGCACGTCCAACGCCATTACGACTGCTGAGCCATCAATTTTTGAACAGCTCCTGCCACAGACCGGCAATCGCAATGGTTTAGGAATGACGATTCTGGGCATGCTGATGGGGATGCTGAGCTTTGGCTTTTTAGGTCTGCGCAAGCGTCGCTATTAA